From a region of the Salminus brasiliensis chromosome 4, fSalBra1.hap2, whole genome shotgun sequence genome:
- the zfyve26 gene encoding zinc finger FYVE domain-containing protein 26 isoform X3, producing the protein MHPFGREKESSRQDLFGFFTQCLQHGEWELAAACVQQLGQAAGDVPQEPSDIITAIVTHPYQLQWDTVGSPHRLAWYWLQVLEKHSKDKVCESVRRELAFLLLLEELGEEVPLTVLKELHQAFLDSEFVEKKDPRPPVLPLSGAALSCVSSLLSRGRPRLAHALLGFLRGRGLQDVFLQQLLKRVTAAERSEGWAEEVCAMLALLPCSAGGSGAQLEALWEGLWGAREGPLSEERVLGCLLRPQSQTLLTLYCSTALRLLRDGLLREAPHTQADLPEAERVMLGLCCHSDRPTVWKAMYFECLSSGKHFLEQVLVTGLDLIKKEEFSKLEALLEAEFQPLSRLLLLLGWKHCQSLDSAQTLLRILHQQQAQANDTVLGEFANVLSSQLGVLEWCVKNNPGISHEALKSQLHSLDHHSALYVLHSLTPLVKCEERRVLELLQAAGDPSLGDTHNSAVQRNLTLFRGFCAMKYAVYAVCVNAHTHSGCSDCGLLHARQREPAQETQETEGHSSLFQHYLSECQLYLEAVPAVFRLELLENVFSLLFLTDADFSPQMEPCAASTVTQNRTAAEMGRENTSNDKLTEDSGAKVEKEDRSVGPAGPADQWRIAGEPESKGKCWSVSSSHALPELSHLVSGCRGFLLDACGLEGVLRLLREGLEGMSALGQVDGRALGAEAELAESLACSISVDTFSTRLQRLSKRTAEAQWRLQIITSNQGNVAGGALLPPAGVSSARSLRRANSSEVSGLRRKKRSRSHRSEQRFSSERPNGEVSASTSVTICMCADGGSTAGVSVEQEGCMLGGPQSWLVPAMLSPPESLLISCICKGNYMEAHQVMVMFGLENASCSGELLFMERYREVLVELAQAEQKIESQSLSSSSSSSEGLGSVGVTVPGRSRLGSSSRSTLQSIGNAAAAGMAFYSISDVADRLLSTPARPLPCLEESYWLSRQLSDSSGHLLPLLNELSPAGMAAFDLACCQCQLWKSSRQLLETAERRLHASLESRGVRVDPKLLHSEGIHGFPSVLQQISKILNRTAAGKGPPKSDCNGEDGMVLAPFGCSAQEVLLCCYPSLTEESIAARLTLSQRLEATLQTLTAATEMAGENQSCSWVLASLLEQAGLRPSELDSHPIRSAMKQLLRSLDQLCPFEPDSATCRPDYMRSFLDYINMLGSVLVRSLGSEDQSLEVKLGNPLLVLLQSPTQLLSHLLFDRQVAPDRVLSLLQQEGLHVSVQQVIVQRCCEPLPLFYPYTPKITVATGGAFGSASISSLIKQHSQEHAPTLLELSDLSDISDPAPASDPSSESDVSVEINPSISPPSPSSSSSSSSAFLLTPSALSFLKSRSPLVASLACLSAARGEVARPGPSSGWPGLPSYFRSTGRKEAPLDAEQISKEAEALLREFPVLRAFLRDAAQPVLGSAEGSDGLGAALCGKATVGMLFGGPQGGTGQALAAEAFQQALNGGELDRALALLELYAQSSQQEVLRDRLLACTALEGDHGTEQLFRVKDWQLRGRVALQGLERWPLQSCLDLLRYCLSDSSPDNPLTLQLQQKKHELDMYHKMLSLQPPLEWRTWQDLKEESRRNPEFMLSLLLQTREFELCAQWVQLYPVSEKSKLQLQTEHLLYLLEKGRTEEAFQLLESLSEPLALEVSESALDRRPGLAACHFLSDYLTLHFQSQMTPARRRHIHSLHLGSKVLLTLPEASRQDYFQLLADPLLMLEQLLMNLKVDWASAAVSTLRNLLPAQNAGITNQHIDALLAEYGRKALDFPYAPRERSRSDSVISLQELSLQCPAQDGSPSSPSHTPPPSAGSTPIHTPSRSTHDRERGSTGKRPRSSALFTPPEKTPERKDWIPDHQKHICMVCQRERFTMFNRRHHCRRCGRLVCHACSTRKMVVEGCEEAARVCDQCYNFFHPDSDDELEQAEAGSPVSVDGVLDGLLSLPEVPQKQFRLSPNPAENQQINSEFYYEQAPSASLCVAILTLHSDHAACGHQLIGHCRSISRKLTNPEVDARLLTDVMQQLMFSAKLMFVRAGRSQDLALCDSYISKVDVLKILVSANYKYIPSLDDILETAAVTRLRNQLLEAEYYQLAVEVSTKSGLDPGGVWHAWGLACLKAGRLSGAREKFSRCLKAPVDRNQLNMGPRLLQEIVQHLESTVRPTLSTAVDEDILASLTELEEALRDLAPVDRMEGRAQRCGHYQECLYYLLTYGTHLSLISFYLRHDGLRDALTHLLSKECPEDVFLEGVLQPCLERGRLGSLQALLESLDPTLESWGRYLISACQLLQRKGHYHTLYQLQQFMMDHVRAAMTCIRFFAHGAHSYLQLGEQQRWLVRAKEHLRTYLQEQQNRRKPHSTASSFRKRMSSSDVSRHINTIELQLEVTRFLHRCESSSPSRSTITPTPSGNSAPPTLFGASSMKVDVACKVMLGGKNIEEGFGIAYRVIQDFQLEALAVYERVGQRLVRQRQYQAIRQLLKCVGESGTATKNDCDAIVLSCVSVAEKSPADAKELEALILESKTTENKIKAYLQCSKLRAAYLLAVKLDVAKAGLLVQDVLQAAESSGDSIMQDICRQWLTEHQATRHGNNR; encoded by the exons ATGCACCCGTTTGGCCGGGAGAAGGAGAGCTCCAGGCAGGACCTGTTCGGCTTCTTCACGCAGTGTTTGCAGCATGGAGAGTGGGAGCTGGCGGCCGCGTGCGTCCAGCAGCTCGGCCAGGCCGCTGGAGACGTCCCGCAGGAACCCAGCGACATCATTACTGCCATCGTCACACACCCTTACCAGCTGCA GTGGGATACAGTGGGAAGCCCTCACAGACTGGCCTGGTACTGGCTGCAGGTCCTTGAGAAACACTCAAAAGACAAG gtgtGTGAATCAGTAAGGAGAGAGCTGGCCTTTCTGCTGCTTTTAGAGGAGCTCGGGGAGGAGGTTCCTCTGACTGTACTGAAG GAGTTACACCAGGCCTTCCTAGACTCTGAGTTTGTTGAGAAGAAGGACCCTCGCCCTCCTGTGCTCCCGCTGAGTGGTGCTGCTCTCTCCTGTGTCAGCTCCCTGTTGTCCCGGGGCAGGCCGCGGCTGGCTCATGCTCTGCTTGGTTTCCTAAGGGGCCGTGGACTGCAGGACGTCTTCCTCCAGCAGCTTCTGAAGCGTGTGACTGCAGCGGAACGGAGTGAGGGATGGGCAGAGGAGGTGTGTGCCATGCTGGCTCTGCTGCCTTGCAGTGCCGGGGGCTCCGGAGCCCAGTTGGAGGCCCTGTGGGAAGGGCTGTGGGGCGCCCGGGAGGGACCCCTGAGTGAGGAGAGGGTGCTGGGGTGCCTCCTGCGGCCACAAAGCCAAACTCTTCTCACACtgtactgctccacagcgctcAGGCTGCTCCGGGATGGACTGCTCCGAGaggcaccacacacacaag CAGACTTACCTGAAGCAGAGAGGGTCATGCTTGGCCTGTGTTGTCATAGTGACCGGCCGACAGTTTGGAAAGCTATGTACTTTGAGTGCCTGAGTAGTGGAAAGCACTTTCTGGAGCAGGTGCTG GTAACTGGGCTTGACCTTATAAAGAAGGAGGAATTTTCCAAGCTGGAGGCCTTATTGGAGGCGGAGTTTCAGCCACTGTCCCGTCTCCTACTGTTGTTGGGATGGAAGCACTGCCAGAGCCTCGACTCAGCCCAGACGCTTCTCCGAATTCTGCACCAGCAGCAG GCCCAGGCTAATGATACCGTACTTGGCGAGTTTGCGAATGTACTCTCGTCTCAGCTCGGAGTGTTGGAATGGTGTGTCAAGAACAACCC AGGGATATCCCATGAGGCCTTAAAGTCTCAGTTGCATTCTCTGGATCACCACTCTGCTCTGTACGTGCtgcactctctcactcctctgGTCAAGTGTGAAGAGCGGAGAGTTTTGGAGCTTCTGCAAGCAGCAG GAGACCCTTCGCTGGGGGACACTCACAACAGCGCTGTCCAGCGGAACCTCACCCTCTTCAGAGGCTTCTGCGCCATGAAGTACGCTGTctatgctgtgtgtgtaaacGCTCACACGCACTCCGGCTGCTCAGACTGCGGTTTGCTGCATGCACGGCAGAGGGAACCGGCTCAGGAGACGCAGGAaactgaag GTCACTCGTCACTGTTCCAACATTACCTTTCGGAGTGCCAGCTCTACCTGGAAGCAGTTCCCGCAGTATTCCGCTTGGAGCTCCTAGAGAAcgtcttttctcttctctttttgacTGACGCCGACTTCAGCCCTCAGATGGAGCCGTGTGCCGCCAGTACGGTGACCCAGAACCGTACTGCTGCAGAGATGGGACGAGAGAACACCAGCAATGACAAGCTCACGGAGGACAGCGGTGCAAAAGTAGAAAAGGAGGACCGGTCAGTAGGGCCGGCAGGGCCAGCAGATCAGTGGAGAATTGCTGGAGAGCCAGAAAGTAAGGGAAAGTGTTGGAGTGTGAGCTCCAGCCATGCGCTACCTGAGCTGAGCCACCTGGTTTCAGGGTGCCGGGGCTTTCTGCTGGACGCCTGTGGGTTGGAGGGCGTCCTGCGGCTGCTGAGGGAGGGGCTGGAGGGTATGTCTGCACTCGGTCAGGTGGATGGCCGGGCACTGGGTGCCGAGGCGGAGCTGGCAGAGAGCCTTGCCTGTTCCATTTCCGTGGATACGTTCAGCACACGCTTGCAGAGGCTATCCAAGCGAACGGCCGAAGCACAATGGAGGCTACAGATCATCACTAGTAACCAGGGTAACGTGGCGG gtggagcACTTCTGCCCCCCGCCGGAGTGAGCTCAGCTCGGTCCCTGAGACGCGCCAACAGCAGTGAGGTTTCTGGCCTGAGGAGGAAGAAACGAAGTCGAAGCCATCGCTCTGAACAGCGCTTCTCCTCAGAGCGACCGAACGGAGAGGTCAGCGCCAGCACTTCAG TGACGATTTGCATGTGTGCAGATGGTGGCAGtacagcaggggtgtctgtgGAGCAGGAAGGGTGTATGCTTGGAGGCCCTCAAAGCTGGCTGGTTCCCGCCATGCTGTCCCCGCCGGAGTCTCTCCTAATCTCCTGCATCTGCAAGGGCAATTACATGGAGGCCCACCAG gTGATGGTGATGTTTGGTCTGGAGAATGCCTCGTGTTCTGGAGAGCTTCTCTTCATGGAGCGTTACCGTGAGGTTCTGGTCGAGCTGGCTCAGGCGGAGCAGAAGATCGAGAGCCAGTCGCTCTCTTCGTCTTCTTCATCCTCAGAGGGCCTGGGGTCAGTGGGGGTCACGGTTCCTGGCCGGAGCCGactgggcagcagcagcagatccacCCTTCAGAGCATCGGCAATGCAGCTGCAGCAG GGATGGCCTTTTACTCCATCTCAGACGTGGCTGACCGGCTCCTCAGCACGCCCGCTCGTCCACTGCCCTGTCTGGAGGAGAGTTACTGGCTCTCTCGACAGCTCTCCGACTCCTCGGGACATTTACTCCCTCTGCTGAACGAGCTGAGTCCTGCTGGCATGGCTGCCTTCGACCTGGCCTGCTGCCAGTGCCAGCTGTGGAAGAGTTCCCGGCAGCTTTTGGAGACGGCCGAGCGGAGACTGCATGCATCGCTGGAGAGCagag GTGTGAGAGTGGATCCAAAGCTTCTTCACAGTGAAGGAATCCATGGCTTCCCTTCTGTTCTGCAGCAGATCAGCAAGATCCTCAACAGAACAGCTGCCGGAAAAGGTCCACCCAAGTCAG ACTGTAATGGGGAGGATGGTATGGTTTTGGCCCCTTTTGGCTGCAGCGCTCAGGAGGTGCTGCTGTGTTGTTATCCGTCTTTAACAGAAGAGAGCATTGCTGCCCGGCTCACTCTCAGCCAGCGCCTAGAGGCCACTCTGCAGACCTTGACTGCCGCCACAGAAATGGCTG GTGAGAATCAGTCGTGCAGCTGGGTTTTAGCGTCCCTGCTGGAGCAGGCCGGGCTGAGGCCATCAGAGCTAGACTCTCACCCCATACGCTCTGCAATGAAGCAGCTACTGCGCTCGCTGGACCAGCTCTGCCCGTTTGAACCGGACAGCGCCACCTGCAGGCCAGACTACATGCGTAGCTTCTTGGACTACATCAACATGCTGGGGTCAGTGTTGGTCCGCAGCCTGGGATCCGAAG ATCAGAGTTtggaggtgaagctgggaaatcCTCTCCTGGTGCTGCTGCAGTCTCCCACCCAGCTCCTCTCACACCTGCTCTTCGACAGACAGGTGGCACCTGACAG agTATTGTCTCTACTACAGCAAGAGGGCCTGCATGTGAGCGTCCAACAGGTCATAGTACAGCGCTGCTGTGAGCCCCTGCCTCTATTTTACCCCTATACCCCAAAGATCACGGTAGCCACCGGCGGGGCCTTTGGTTCAGCCAGCATCTCCTCTCTGATCAAGCAGCATTCACAGGAGCATGCGCCCACCCTCCTCGAGCTTTCTGACCTCTCTGATATCTCCGACCCCGCCCCGGCCTCGGATCCCAGCTCTGAATCCGATGTGTCCGTGGAAATTAACCCTTCCAtctcccctccctctccatcGTCGTCCTCGTCATCATCCTCTGCCTTCCTCCTTACACCGTCTGCTCTGTCCTTCCTAAAGTCACGCTCTCCTCTAGTCGCCTCCCTAGCGTGCCTCAGCGCCGCCCGGGGTGAGGTGGCCCGGCCAGGTCCCTCCTCAGGGTGGCCCGGGCTGCCCTCGTACTTCCGGAGCACAGGGCGCAAAGAGGCACCGCTGGATGCTGAGCAGATCTCCAAAGAGGCAGAGGCGCTGCTGCGGGAATTCCCCGTGCTCAGGGCTTTCCTGCGGGATGCAGCCCAGCCAGTGTTGGGCTCGGCAGAGGGCTCAGACGGGCTGGGAGCGGCTCTGTGCGGGAAAGCCACGGTGGGGATGTTGTTCGGTGGGCCTCAGGGTGGGACGGGGCAGGCACTTGCGGCCGAAGCATTCCAGCAGGCTCTGAATGGAGGAGAACTGGACAGAGCTCTCGCTCTGCTGGAGCTGTATGCTCAGAGTAGCCAGCAGGAGGTGCTAAGGGACAGACTGCTCGCATGCACAGCACTGGAGG GAGACCATGGCACTGAGCAGTTGTTTCGGGTGAAGGACTGGCAGCTTCGTGGCCGTGTGGCTCTTCAGGGTTTAGAGCGCTGGCCTCTGCAGAGCTGCCTGGATCTGCTGCGCTACTGCCTGAGTGACTCCAGCCCGGACAACCCGCTTACGCTGCAGCTGCAACAGAAGAAACATGAGCTTGACATGTACCACAAG ATGCTGAGCTTGCAGCCGCCGTTGGAATGGAGGACGTGGCAGGACTTGAAAGAGGAGTCCAGGAGGAATCCTGAGTTCATGCTCTCCCTCCTGCTGCAGACACGG gaGTTTGAGCTGTGTGCTCAGTGGGTGCAGCTGTATCCTGTCTCAGAGAAGTCTAAACTGCAGCTCCAGACAGAACACCTGCTTTACCTGCTGGAGAAGGGCCGCACAGAGGAGGCCTTCCAG CTCCTGGAGAGCCTCTCTGAGCCTCTGGCTCTGGAGGTCAGCGAGAGCGCTCTGGATCGAAGGCCCGGACTGGCTGCCTGCCACTTCCTGTCTGATTACCTCACGCTGCACTTTCAGAGTCAGATGACCCCGGCACGAAGACGCCACATACACTCCCTGCACCTAGGGTCCAAG GTGTTGCTGACGCTTCCGGAAGCTTCCCGTCAGGACTATTTCCAGCTACTGGCGGATCCTCTGCTCATGCTGGAGCAGCTGCTGATGAACCTGAAGGTAGattgggcctcggctgccgtcTCCACCCTCCGGAACCTTCTGCCTGCTCAGAATGCCGGCatcaccaaccagcacatcgaCGCACTGCTGGCTGAGTACGGCCGCAAAGCCCTTGACTTCCCCTACGCCCCCAGAGAGAGGTCCCGCAGCG ACTCGGTCATCAGTCTGCAGGAGCTCTCCCTGCAGTGTCCTGCTCAGGACGGCTCTCCGTCCTCCCCCAGccacaccccacccccctcagCAG GTAGTACTCCCATTCACACCCCATCTAGGTCCACTCATGACAGAGAAAGAGGCTCCACTGGGAAAAGGCCTCGCTCCTCCGCCCTCTTTACGCCTCCTGAGAAAACACCAGAGCGCAAAGACTGGATACCTGACCACCAGAAGCATATCTGTATGGTCTGCCAAAGGGAGAGGTTTACCATG TTTAACCGGCGGCACCACTGCAGACGCTGTGGCAGACTGGTGTGTCACGCCTGCTCCACCAGGAAGATGGTGGTAGAGGGCTGTGAGGAGGCTGCCCGGGTGTGTGACCAGTGCTACAACTTTTTCCACCCAGA CTCTGATGACGAGCTGGAGCAGGCAGAAG CTGGCAGCCCTGTCTCCGTTGACGGGGTTCTGGACGGGCTTCTCAGTCTCCCAGAGGTTCCGCAGAAGCAGTTCCGGCTCAGCCCAAACCCAGCTGAGAACCAGCAGATAAACAGCGAGTTCTATTATGAGCAG GCTCCTAGTGCTTCCCTGTGTGTTGCCATCCTCACCCTCCACAGTGACCATGCTGCCTGCGGCCACCAGCTGATTGGCCACTGCCGCTCCATTTCCCGTAAACTGACCAATCCTGAGGTGGACGCCCGCCTCCTGACTGACGTGATGCAGCAGCTGATGTTCAGCGCTAAGCTGATGTTTGTTAGAGCTGGACGCAGCCAAGACCTGGCCCTCTGCGACAG CTATATCAGTAAAGTGGATGTGCTGAAGATTTTGGTCAGCGCTAATTATAAGTACATCCCATCCCTGGACGACATTCTGGAGACGGCCGCAGTAACACGTCTGCGGAACCAGCTGCTGGAGGCTGAGTATTATCAGCTGGCTGTGGAG GTGTCCACTAAAAGTGGCCTGGACCCTGGTGGCGTGTGGCATGCGTGGGGGTTGGCCTGTCTGAAGGCCGGACGTCTGAGTGGCGCCCGGGAGAAGTTCTCTCGCTGTCTGAAAGCTCCTGTGGACAGAAACCAGCTGAACATGGGTCCTAGGCTGCTGCAGGAGATCGTGCAGCACCTGGAGTCCACCGTCCGGCCCACGCTCAGCACG GCAGTGGATGAGGACATCCTGGCATCTCTGACCGAGTTGGAGGAGGCTCTACGTGACCTGGCTCCTGTTGATCGGATGGAGGGCAGGGCACAGCGCTGTGGCCACTATCAAGAGTGCCTGTACTACCTGCTGACCTATGGCACTCACCTCAGCCTCATCAGCTTCTACCTGCGCCACGACGGCCTGAGGGATGCTCTCACGCACCTGCTCAGCAAG GAGTGTCCCGAGGACGTGTTTCTGGAGGGTGTCCTGCAGCCCTGTTTGGAGCGAGGGCGGTTGGGTTCTCTCCAGGCCCTGCTGGAGAGTCTGGACCCCACATTAGAGAGCTGGGGACGATACCTCATATCCGCCTGCCAGCTTCTCCAGCGTAAAGGCCATTATCACACACTCTACCAGCTCCAGCAGTTTATGATG gaCCACGTTCGGGCTGCTATGACCTGTATCCGGTTCTTTGCGCATGGCGCACACTCCTATCTGCAGCTGGGCGAACAGCAGCGCTGGCTGGTTCGGGCCAAAGAACATCTGAGGACGTACCTGCAGGAGCAGCAGAACCGCAGGAAGCCTCACTCCACTGCCTCCTCCTTCAGGAAGAGGATGAGCTCCAGCGACGTCTCCAG ACACATTAACACCATCGAGCTGCAGCTGGAAGTGACACGTTTCTTGCATCGCTGCGAAAGCTCCTCTCCCTCTAGATCAACTATAACCCCCACCCCTTCAGGCAACAGTGCCCCGCCCACCCTGTTTGGAGCTAGCTCCATGAAAGTGGATGTGGCCTGTAAG